AAGCTCACTgataggggtgggggggggggggttgagacACGTGTAGATAAAGATGTCAGATGCAGTGATATGTGTGTTTTGGGTGGTCAAGCCCAGAAGCAGACAGGAGCTGTCCTGGGGGAATGAGAGCATAATTGCTAGGTGGGTGGGTAGAATCAACAAGGTAAGATCCAGGTTAGAGGCCAGGCCTCCTCACTTCTAGGTGTGATCCCTTGggatttttgttcctttatttctaatttcagaaaaagaagcaaaaaaggttGAAGGGTTTGATATGGTTCAGAAGCCAAGTTATTACATTAGGCTGGGATCCCTGTCTACCAAGCTCCGCTCACGTGCCTACCAGCAGGCCCTCAGCAGGGTTAAAGAAGCCAAGCAAAAAAGCCAAGAGACCATTTCTCAGCTCCATTCCACTGTTAACCTGGTGAGTAGAACTTCATTTAAAGGTAGCTAAAGTGAGCCCATCCCTCTGGAGGGATGAGAGAAATGTAATCATGACATCCAGGAATTTTAATCTTGTGAACAACccagtagaaaaatgggcaaagagttATACAGACAACTCACCGAAAAGGAACGATAAATGGCTGAAATACATGAAGCGATGTTAGTCTTCTTCTGAGGGGCCAAGTTCCAGATGCTTCCCCTGGCCTATCACAGTGGCAAAATTTGATGCTGTGGGCAGTGAGGTAGAGAAAGAGGTGTGCCTGTACTTGTGTTTTTCTTGGGGATACGAGGGATTGTTCTGGGCAAGTTACAAACACACCTATGCCTTAGgcatttttacttttagaaatgtttacttgtaggagctcctgggtggttccgtcagttaaaCGTtccactttggttcaggtcatgatctcagcgtttgtgggtttgagccccgagtcaggctctgtgctgacagtttggagcctggagtctgctttggattctgtgtctccctctctctctgcccctcccctgctcatgctctgtctctctctgtcaacaataaacgtttaaaaaaaaaaacgtttcttTATAGATGCACAGATAAGTTTAGAGTTACAAAACACTATAAACGATGCCTGTCAACTAATCGGAAACTAATTAAATTGATACATCATAAAAGACTTGTGTAGCCATTAAAGATTGCCAAGTTGCAGAACAGTCTGTATTGTACTACCCTTAGAAGCTGGTTTCTTCTTGGAAGGGGAAAGAGGTAGCTGGCAACAGGGAAGAGGGGGttttaattccttttccttttgtaattttatgtattatgtatatacatgttaAATTTGAGTTGCCTTACCTGTGCTAAAGTGGACGTAAATTTGGAGACAGTGGTTTAATAAATAGAGGCAGTAAAAAACTATGATTACTAGGTTGATTTACAAAAACTGGTAATAAATAACAATGATAGTGGGGACAACTCTCCTTAAACTCTCATGGAAATTCTTGTTTTTTATATTGTCTGATTTATATCCTCTGAGAACCGGCTAATATGAATGCATGTCTGACTGGTTTGTTCCTTTGTGTTATTTCAACATACTCTAGATTGAATTTGCCAGGAAGAATGTGCAGAGTGCCAACCAGAAAATTCAAGGTGCTCAGGACAAGTTCTATCTCTCCTGGGTGGAATGGAAGAGAAGCATCGGCCATGATGATACAGATGAATCCCATTGTGCTGAGGTGAGACACTGGGGAGAGTCATCCAGTACAGTTTCTGAAgatgttcttatttttcatttccattttcacatTATTCCTCTTAGTATACTGTCTTCTATCACAAGTTTGAACAATACTGGGTACATAGGTTGTTCAGtgacagaaaagcaaaatgtGCAGTAATTTAACCTACAGACCCACGTCTTGCCCGTATCAGAATACAACTAAATGAGAAACTTAGGCCTTGCCCTCATAAGGGGCACAGACTCACAGGTGATATGGCATTTTTATTGCCACAGTGCTTTCTGCTAGCATCAACACAGGTGCTATGAGAATGTATAGGAAAGGAAACTAACTCAGCCTTAGAGAAAGGATGGGTGAGTCAGatggcttcctggaagagaggaGTGCTAAGTTGAGGTCTAATGGGTGAATAAACTAGGTGGAAGGGCAGTAAGGGCCTGgatgttccaggcagaagaaatacCATGCTGTAGTCCTAGAAAGTGGTTCTTTGGTTTCCCAAAGCTCATATGCCTACTGAAAAGTGGACAGAACTGCTCTTGTATTCTTGGGTTCTAATGAGGATTTTGAAAAGTCAAAGAATCCATATACGTGGTAGACACATACCCAGTTTACTGTAATTGAACTGACTGCTAAATAGCCCTGTTGGATTCACTGCTAATTTTtaaacttgctttatttttagcaCATTGAGTCACGTACTCTTGCTATTGCCCGCAACCTGACTCAGCAGCTCCAGACCACGTGCCACACCCTGCTGTCCAACATCCAGGGGTTACCACAGAACATCCAGGATCAGGCCAGTCACGTGGGGGTGATGGCTGGTGACATCTACTCAGTGTTCTGCAATGCTGCCTCCTTTAAGGAAGTGTCTGACGGCCTCCTCACTTCTAGCAAGGGGCAGCTGCAGAAAATGAAGGAGTCTTTAGATGATGTGATGGATTATCTTGTTAACAACACACCTCTCAACTGGCTGGTAGGTCCCTTTTATCCTCAGCTGACCGAGTCTCAGAATGCTCAGGACCAAGGTGCAGAGAAGGACACAACCAGTCAGGCCCAGCAGCCTCAGCACAAAACACATTAAACCTGTCCTTGTCACCAGTAGATGGTTCAGCCAGCCAGATGATCCTTTCTGTTCTGTTGAAATTAACTTGCTAGACAACCTGGAATTGGGGAAGCAGCTAGCTAGGAAAAACGTCCCCAGTTGTAGTCTTTTCTAACTGGATTCAGAGCTTTAAAATGTCTGGCATCAGCAGATGCGTTCTGTTGTTTACCTGGCTGGTAAGAAAAGAATGCTAGATGGTACATTGGTCGAACTCACAAAAAGTTTCAGTGCTTTATGGTCTCAGTGTGTTAGCCTTGTTGCTGTTTATTTGTATTGAATAAAAACACCTTCGTGTGGGCTGTGGTGTGAACTGGTGTCTGCTCCAGTTTGGTATGAGCAGGCTTTGTCACTGATTGGTCTCACCAAGCATGCCTGTACaacttcagttttttatttttcataaaggaATGTCCCCTatgaattcaataaaattcaCTGCAGAATAGATCGATTTTATGCTGTGTGTTCCATGTGCTTCGTGTGTTGCTTTCATAGAGCTGCTTGGCCTGCATGATGGGGTTATTAACACACATCTGTGAATTCCAACTGGCCCAGTGGGACTTGGCAAGGTAATAACATTAGAAGGCTAGTGCTAAAAATGGAGGGTTTCACAACAGGTCTTAAATTAAAAGCTAATGTGCATACCAGAATTTTTACAAGGTGACAGTTGTTGCCTTTATCTCCCCATTCACTCAACCTCTGAAGGGGTTTTTAGGCCAGTAGAAGGCTACTTATGGctgaaaaagaatcaaaactGAAAGGAAGCAATTGGCATCAGTTTCCTGTAAAGGCAGTATGCCTTTCTTGGTAAAGGGCTGTTGAAAGCGAGAGCCCTGAACCGAGACTAGTCAGTGTCCAGTCTCAGCTCAATTTGACTTGCCATGTTGTCACTTTGGGAGAAAGTCACTAACAATAGTTGGGGAGATACCTTTAGGAATAATTAGAAATAGAAAGACTTTTAGACTTTGGATCCTTCTGTAGGAAAGGATTCTTCTTACCTCCACCTGAGGGTGTTCAGACTTCTAGTCCCTCAGTGTTGGTCAACTAGGGAGGAAATCTCATGAATCTCCTTGTAACAAAGCTGCAGGATGCcaaactgtttaaaaaacaacttgTCAAATAGAGCTACATACTTCTGCCTGTCCCCGCGAAAAGGATAGCAAGGCTGCTCTTTAGAGCTGAAGTCTAAGGTTTGTCTCTTTATATTCTggttcctccctcccctttctccccaagAAAACAAGGAGGCCGCGCGTAACCGCATGTGCCCTTGATGTGAATGAGACCATCAAAGCTTACAAAGTGACAGAACTAAGTTTTGCCCCTTGAGGTAACTCCAGGAATCAGTAAACAGGTGAGATGAATTGGAGGGGAGAGACTCACTGAGATACTTGAAGCCAAGAAGTATCTAGTTACTGGGAAGGTGGACTGCCACAATTCCATGGGCTTCCGGGATGGAAACCCATCCATTCACTTGCCTGCCTGGTCCCAAGAACTGGCATTTTCTAGAGCAACTGActcttaaatactttttaactTCTTCATCCTAATTGGACATgaccttgcccctccccctcaaaactCCAAGGCTCCTATCTTGTGGTTTGTTCTAATTGGTTGGTAAATTACATACCGTAGCTATACACATACTTTCTTACCCTGAACATAAACTTGTTTTCCCATTATGAAAGTTACAGGGCCAACTGAATTGCTTATGGAAAGGAGACCATTCTCAAAGCTATTCATGAACAAGACTACTTAGCTTCCAGAAAAACAGCACTAGCCCTCATTTTTTTGCCATGAGCTGTGCTCACTTGTGGTTTTGTCTGGCTTTGTGTCTCAAGTTTGTGCCCATGTGCATTCCATTCTGTTGTCAACATGTCTCAAAATCCATAGTCTTGCATCTTACAGCTTTATTGTTGCATTAACTGGCAGTTTGGTTTAACAGACTTCCCCAAGGAGGACAATTCTAGTGAGAAAAAAAGCCGATTAAGCACAATATCTAACTATGGACGGTTTTTAAACATTTGGCTGCATGGAGGCTGACGTGGCATGCTTGAGTGttcaaaggttttttgttttttggtttttttcctttgtaataatAACATGGACTCTGGTTAGTTCTgggtaaaaaaatcaaaagaatggtGTGCTAGCCATTCATCTCTTAGCCTTAGTATTTTCACCTGTAATGTAAAATTAGTGACGCTTCAACAGATGAAAGTGAAATGTTTGAGGATGGGATGTCTTTCTGTTTTGCACTAGAGGCATAGGGGGACACCACTGTGGGGCAGTGACATACAGCATCTTTAAGTTGCCAGTCCAGGTGTAATATCAGGACGTGATTAAGAAAATCTATCCACTATCAAAGTGCAGTGTAGGTATTGAAGAGCTAATGAACTGAGAAGGGAAAAACTGAAATTTGGTCTATCTGAAATCTCTCTTCTAGAATATCATTTAGCTCATAGAGGTGGCtggtgagggaaggaggaataAAGAGCAGGATAGATACTTGTGCACCAGTCTTTAAGGAAATGGAGTCTAAATGATGCCTGGGAGAGCAGATGTGGGGGTATGGAAAGGAGGGCCTTTTGCCGGTCTGATCTCCCTGATCTCCCTGTGCTCTCATGGACTTGGGACTGTCCCAGCTCCAAGAGTGACCTTGTACTGAGTCTGCATGGATGATGATCTCGTGAGATGTAGGTGGCTATGTTATTCTATCTATGTAGCTGCGTTACAAAGTGATTTAATCTGGTATTTGAGTTCCTAGTAGTATAAGGCATGGACTCTGCCCTGATGAAAATGGTAAAACCAGAAACTTTGCTCAAGAGACTTTTATGGTCTTAGGGGAAGCTTGTTGATGAACATTCAAGTAATATCCTGGTATAGGACATTGTTTATCCCTCACTCTGTTCCAGGCTGCCAATTTAAAAATTCCCTACCTATATTATAAAGTTAACCTGCAAAATATTACACTTCAGCATAAGGCAGTATAGGAATGGCAGGGCAACAATttgagttttcagttttattgaccAAAGCAAAAGGGAATGCTAACTTAGGTGATATTTCctgtgagaggggaaaaaaacgtTCTAATGTCTTCTAGAACTTAGGAAaggagtgcctggatggttcagtcagttaaataagtgtccgactcttggttttgactctggtcatgatatcatggttcgtgagttcttgGACAGTGTGCagagccttgggattctctctctctctctgtgtctctgcccctcccttgctcatgcttgctctgtctcaaaataaataaactaaaaaaaaaggaaagtgttaaCTACATCTTACAAAAGTAGTGAATAGATTAAATGGTACTTTTATGTAGGTAGTGTTGGAGAACTAGTTACCACTTAAATTATGTCTTCATGTCTCTTGGGTGTATGTGTGGGAATGGAATGGAGAGTAGGTCATAGACACCATGTGTTTACTtgtttgagaaactgccaaactgttttccaaagtggctgtactattttacgTGCCCACCAGCAAGGTATGAGGattctgttttctccacatcttcaccaacacttgtattttggcttttattccatccatccacttatttatttatttttttatggttttaaaaaatgtttatttttgagagagagaccaaggaagggaggggcagagagagggggggaacagaggatttgaagtgggctccatgctgacagcagagccactgatgtggggctggaaaaCCCCAAACTGCCAgatcctgagctgagctgaactgagatgcttaactgactgagccacccaggcgcccctatccaacCATTTAAATTCAAGCTTAGCGTTAATAAGAGTAGATGTTGAATGGTGTGAATGAAGCACTTCAACTTTTGTTTTGTCTGCACAGGTTAGAGCACAGGAAAACTCAGCTAAGGAGGTAGTTAATGGATCAATCAGGCTGACTCCCGTGTATAAAATGAACTCTTGGCATGGTTAACAGCACACCAGGGAGTGTTCTGCCCTCTTTGTCTATGCCAGGGATTATCAACTGGAGAAATTGACAAAATGCAGATCATGGGTTCCACCTCCAGAGAGTCTGGTTACTAGTCTGGTGGTAGTACCAGACATCTGCAGTTTTTAAAAGCAtcccttaggggcgcctgggtggctcagtcgattaagcatccaacttcagctcaggtcatgatctcacgggtttgtgggtttgagccccgcatcgggctctgtgctgacagctcagagcctggagcctgtttcagattctgtgtctccctctctctgaccctcccccattcatgctctgtctctctctgtctcaaaaataaataaacgttaaaaaaaatttaaaaaaaaaagaaagaaaaaagcatcccttaaaaaaaaatcaaagcatcccttaaaatagaaaacatcatCCCTAGTGATTCTACTGTAGGTGACCCACTGAATACTGTtagagaagcaaaggaaacaggACTAGGGTTACCTATAGTTCCTTCTCTCCAAACAGGACTCCCAGTGTGGGTTCCATAAAGTGTCCTAAGACCTACGCTTGATTTACCTGCTCAAACGAATGGAATACACAGGAGTTAACAGTGACTAGCTGAATGCTGTGCAATGGATACATACCAAGGATTACTTTGTGATCGGTGTCAACCTGCTCCCTTTGCTAAGAGTTCTAATCACTTCCACAGACTCTTGTTGGCTGAGGACAAAGCATCAGGGTACAAGAGGGTGTTTCTACAGTAGGGAAGGTGATGTGTACCAGGGGATGGTACTCAGTGTTCATGTAAAACAGAACAGTGTTCATGTAAAACAGTGTTCATGTACAACAGAGTTCTGTAGCTCACAAGCACATAAACAAGCTGCATATGCAATCTGTTCTGGGTGGTGAGACGTTTGTGCTAAATCGAACTCTCACCAGGGTTTATCTTACGTATTTGGTGATAGAGCTAGTCACTCACTACCTCTTGCATGATCCTTTCATAACACTAGAAATCAAGTTACTTTTATACAAacttaaatttcagtttcttcttgtCACTACATTAGTGCTTCTATACTtactctatttcaaaataaaccaaTTTTCCTGATTCTGTGTCATATCAGCATTGCATATACACCTTTACTAGCAAGTTACCTTCCTacagatgttatttttatttctgtaatagtCTCACCTTAGCCAGGGCACCAGGCCACCAAACACTAGCCTACTGTTAGGCAAAGTAGAAAATGGCACCTTATAGTGCCACCTTCTGGAAAGTTGTTATAATAAATATGCGAATCAATGAAGTCTATGTTATGAAAGGTGCCCCAGAGGTTGTATGAACAGGTTGCAGGAATCCTAGCATGGTCACTTGGTTTCCTGAAAAGCatgtgttgatggtttcctgtccttTCAGGGGGGGGACTATGATTATCTCATTAATTCCATAGTAAGTACCAGATTCTTGAGTGTGGCCTCTATCCCTGAATGGGTTTTCTCTGAAAGAGACTCCTTACACTCCATCAATGGTCCAAACTACACTTGCTCATGTCAGtgaaaaaggatttattttatagatgtgcGAAATGATTTCTCTTGTGCCACATTTCTCATGAAGATGGTCAGGCACAATCACTACATTTTACATTAAACTCACCATGGAAACTTGATGGATTGTGACTACCTCTTGGTTGTCCTACCATCTATTCACAGCCTCCAAGTAGGTTTTACTGGTAGCCAAGAATTTAATGGACATTATACACTCTGGATCATTCTGGATATATGGAAGGGGAATTATTCACATGACTCTTGTAAAGCATCTCAGGtactagagattttttttttttttttgatagtggTGCTGAAAACTTTTCTCCAAAAATTCTAAGTTTGGGATCCCCAACCTTCTGCAAAGATAGGACAAGTTAGGTGACTTTggaggtagtgtgtgtgtgtgtgtgtgtgtgtgtgtgtgtgtgtgttggtattTAAggaacatatgaaaataaaagctactctttactgagcaccttttaCAAGTTAGGCTCATTCTACCTTCATTCTTCATCTGTAACCAAATCAGGTATCTTCCTCATGTGAGAGGTGAGGAGACAGGTTGAGAAGAGGTGGATGGTAGGATGGGGTTTTAGTTTGATGTCTTACTGTTGTCAAagtgcatgcattttttttttttcctgttctagcACTCTAGCTCTCTGATAAGAGAAAACTGCAGCTTGCCTCTTTGGGGCCCAGAAAATCTCTCTGCCTGTATCTTCTTGTGTTGTACCTTCCtgttctattttatatttgttaaaaacaaagtcaTATTGGATGTTAAAACATACTATTAACAGACATAGTTTAGAAGAGAGAGCTAAGTAAGGTGTATCTTTTAACCTACTAAAGCTCAAATTGCAATAGTTGGCTTGTCTGACTGATGCTCTGAATCAAATTGTATAAGCATTGCTGGCTTTGGTGGATGTCAGGTTGGATCGAATCTTTGCAAGGCGAACATTGATAAATAGCTAGAGTGTAGTTTGATCTACCCAAACTGAGAGCCTCAAGAATAAATGGTAGAAGTTTGTACCTCAGGCCAGACAGTTCTCTGAGCACCTGAGTTCTTTGGGAAGATAAACAAGATTCCCTCTTCTTGTCTGTTTTTCCTCTGGtttcatttttactctttcttaaTTGTGAAATGTACACAGcatcaaatttaccattttagccattcttttttttaaatgtttattcgtttttgagagacggagacacagcatgaggtggggaggggcagagagagagagggagacacataatctgaagcaggcttccggctctgagctgtcagcacagagttcaacgcagggcccgaactcataaaccgtgaaatcatgacctgagctgaagtccgacgcttaactgactatgccacccaggtgcccccattttagccattcttaagcgtacaattcaatggcattaGGTACATTCACCATGTTGTGCCATCATTATCACTTTCTATTTCTAGAACTTGATCATTATTCCAAGCATAAACTGTAActattaaacagtaactcctcaCTCTTCCCTCCTGTTGTCTGCATTTTgatggatttttgttgttttgcctCTGTTAGATAAttagctaactttttttttctctgctatcAAGATTCCAGCCTTTAGTAATTTATTATACCTTActaattttctgcttttaatcTGCTGTCGCCTAAGAAACATCGCATAGCTTATCAAAATTGTATGTAAAGTAAGAGTTAATAGAACTTCTTATCCCTAAAAGCCTTTCCTATGCAGAGAAGAATAGGACTTTGGGATGGTGTTTCAACTATTAAAACACCTTTTCCTTCCTCAGTTCCTAGATGTTTCCCAAAAGGGTTATATTTGTAAGTCAGACTTCTGGAAAAGTGGAATATTACTACTGATTTTAAGAGAATAGTAGATTAATAGATGAATAACTGGAAATGccttacattttgtattttcaagaAAACTTTCATTTAGTAAGTTCCCCCCTGGTtagtttcattttaaagagaagttttatAATATGAGTGAACTGTGGTAATATGACTAAACACCTTTCAGGAAGCATGGCTATGGAGAAAGGGAGGCTCATTCACATGCAGTAATCAGGGTCTCCATGAGGACAGTGCAGTTCAccagtgtttgttttaatatcCAAGATTCTTCTTTTACAGGTATTTGATTTCACTGCTATAGACTTGACATCTGAGACTGATGAAATTCCAGATATTATTGCTTTGGAAGAGGAGGATGGGTCAGATCATTCACATGCTAATGGCCCCGTGTCCTCTCAGGGCCAAATGTTGAATAACTAACAAGAAAATACTCCTTTTGGCTGAATACACAATTTGTGTCACAGTAAACTTCAAGCTTGCTTGCGTGTTTATTCCTGAGGTTTTGGGGATTAATCTATTGTGGGtcaatctattcttttttttctttggctgcttGGTCTTAATTGTAATGAAACTGATTGATCTAAACTTTTGTAAGAGAACCTCGTTCTGTatcatatatcattttatatgatTCTTCAAAATTTAATTATTGAAATGCCTATAATAAAAATGGTGCTGTATAATCTTGagttagtgacttttttttaaaaatatactaatgtaatggacatttgtttttgtttgtatttttggcCTCCCAGGATGGGGGTGTCTTAGTGGGTCTGTaagtcagggttttttttttgccttctcctAGCCTAGGGGTGGGCATCTGAAAACAGGTCAACTGGGAGGAAGTATATCAAGATGAGTAAAGATTGTGGATAttaatcttggctctgccacttacgaGTTGTGTGACTTTAAACAATTTACATAATTTCCCTGtacctcaacttcctcatctgtaaaatggggatttaGTTTGATGATAATAATAGGTTTGCtatgaagaataaacaaattaacatttGTGAAAAGCTTAaagcaatgcctggcacagagtagcgTTAAATAAATTGTAGAAACTATGGTCAGGCCAGTAGCTATGAGCGTCCCTAGTGTCCAAatagtagtttttgtttttttttttttaatgtttattgattttttgagagagggtgtgagtaggggagggacagagagaaagggggacgaAGGATCCGaggcggctctgtgctgacagcagtgagcccaatgcagggctcaaactcacgaaatacgagatcatgacctgagccgaagtcagatgctcaattgactgtgccacccaggtgcccccaaatagtGGTTCTGAAATACCTTTTTCCACTAAAAGAAATcagggcttcttggagaaatggctgatttcagATTTGAAGCAGAAAATGTACAAGATGCTCCTTGAACTTCTTGCTATTCCAGATAGCAAGGAAGCCAATTTGAAGGGTTCCCATTGACTAGAGATAGGACGATTTGAACTTCAATGAGGATAATAATTGCAATCAAATATGAACTccattaaatatctaaatatatcccattaaatatctaaatatattattatacatataaacaATTTCATTGGTCACTTTCAGGGGATGATAGCAAACCAATTAACtggtaaaataaagagaaaggatcaACAGTCTATCCTTCCTTGTATCTTTACCATGAGATAAACTAGACCATGAGGGAAAATTTCTATCATAAAAGTATTGCTACTAACAGTAAAAAAATGGTATCTTGGTCAGTGTGGACTGCTATAATAAACTACCTTAGACCAAgtggtttaaaatgtttatttttgagagagagcgagagagagaaagagtgagagtacaaacaggggaggagcaaagagacagagggagacagaatccgaagcaggctccaggctctgagctgtcagcacagagcccgacatggggctcgaacccacaaactatgagatcatgacctgagccaaagtcagaagcttaactgagtcagatcatgacctgaatcaaagtcagcttaactgactgagtcacccaggtgcctctagattgagcggtttaaaaaacaaacatttatttctcacagttctgaaggctgtaAGTTTGAGATGTTTCAGCACGATTGGGTTTTGGTGAAGACTCTTCCAGGTTGCAGAGTCCACTTCTTTTTGTATCCTCTGATGGCAGaaagcgcagagagagagagagagtaagcaggctCTCTTGTAACTCCCCTAAGGGTATTAATCCTATTCAGGAGGGTTCTACCCTGATGACTTCATTTAATGCTAATTACCTCCCAGAGACCCCGCTTTCTAATACCGTCACATTGAGGAATAGGATTACAATATAGGAatggagtggggggagagggaggcacaaacattcagttcataacaaacaataaattagaattttcattttgcaatCCCCAAGGAATTAATAGACCTAGGCATTTAGCATCAACGCCTGTCAATGGCATAAATGAAGCTATGTACTGCCTGAAACAACATACATCAACTATCATCTAAACTTGCCAAAGGGATAATACCTGAATGTCATCAATCCTCTGGATCCaggtgtcattttgaaggaaatacAGAAGATAGAGACGGAGAAGAACGTGTTGAACTGCAGCAAGGATGCAGTTGTAAgaaaacattataagaaaaaattgtaaggagaaaaaggagagggggaggatgGAGGAAAGCCTGTATATTAagtgatattatttaaaaagaacccAACCCtgtgaaacactaaaaaaaaaaaaaaaagaaaaaggtaagggaaatacaaatagtGTCTAGAGAAGTACACTTAGGTGGTAAAACTGTAAGACAATGCAAAGAAGTGATTACTATAAAAGTGAGaatggtgtttatttttggggaAGTGAGGGGTTTCTGGGATGGCtggaaaagttttacttcttgTCCTTGGTGGTGGTCACAAGGGCTTCACCTACAATAATACATTAAGCTATTTTTTTAGCAAGTAAATTGGATTGCTGGCATGTAAATCTTGAGTGGATTGGCACATGAATTTGCTGTTTTCTGAACTTAATTCTCTGGCCTTTCCATGCTTTATTTATGCTACCCAATACCCATTGAATAAAACTCCTTCAGAAGCAGTTTCGATGCTTGCGAAAGAAGAATGCCAATTGATATGAGTAGCTTTGGAAAGTTACTATTAGCAGCGAAGAGGGTATAGAAAActttggggagggggtgcctgggtggctcagctggttaatcgCCCAACTTTGGCtagggtcatcatctcacagtttgtgagttcaagccccgtgtctggctctgtgctaacagcttggagactgcttcggattctgtgtctccccttctctctgctcctgttctgctcatgctttgtctctctctcctacaaaaataaataaacattaaaaaaaatgaaaaagaaaattttggggAGAAATTTTGTTGTAATAAGAAGTGGAGTAGTAGCTAGAAAGGC
This DNA window, taken from Acinonyx jubatus isolate Ajub_Pintada_27869175 chromosome D4, VMU_Ajub_asm_v1.0, whole genome shotgun sequence, encodes the following:
- the PLIN2 gene encoding perilipin-2 isoform X1, producing MASVAVNPQPSVVTRVANLPLVSSTYDLVSSAYISTKDQYPCLKSVCEMAEKGVKTITSVAVTSALPIIQKLEPQIAVANTYACKGLDRIEEKLPILNQPTNQVVANARGAMTGAKDAVTTTVTGAKDTMASTITGVMDKTKGAVTGSVQKTKSVVNGGINTVLGSRMMQLVSSGVENALTKSELLVDQYLPLTEKELEKEAKKVEGFDMVQKPSYYIRLGSLSTKLRSRAYQQALSRVKEAKQKSQETISQLHSTVNLIEFARKNVQSANQKIQGAQDKFYLSWVEWKRSIGHDDTDESHCAEHIESRTLAIARNLTQQLQTTCHTLLSNIQGLPQNIQDQASHVGVMAGDIYSVFCNAASFKEVSDGLLTSSKGQLQKMKESLDDVMDYLVNNTPLNWLVFDFTAIDLTSETDEIPDIIALEEEDGSDHSHANGPVSSQGQMLNN
- the PLIN2 gene encoding perilipin-2 isoform X2 → MASVAVNPQPSVVTRVANLPLVSSTYDLVSSAYISTKDQYPCLKSVCEMAEKGVKTITSVAVTSALPIIQKLEPQIAVANTYACKGLDRIEEKLPILNQPTNQVVANARGAMTGAKDAVTTTVTGAKDTMASTITGVMDKTKGAVTGSVQKTKSVVNGGINTVLGSRMMQLVSSGVENALTKSELLVDQYLPLTEKELEKEAKKVEGFDMVQKPSYYIRLGSLSTKLRSRAYQQALSRVKEAKQKSQETISQLHSTVNLIEFARKNVQSANQKIQGAQDKFYLSWVEWKRSIGHDDTDESHCAEHIESRTLAIARNLTQQLQTTCHTLLSNIQGLPQNIQDQASHVGVMAGDIYSVFCNAASFKEVSDGLLTSSKGQLQKMKESLDDVMDYLVNNTPLNWLVGPFYPQLTESQNAQDQGAEKDTTSQAQQPQHKTH